In Brachypodium distachyon strain Bd21 chromosome 5, Brachypodium_distachyon_v3.0, whole genome shotgun sequence, the genomic window AGCTGGCCgggcaactccgtcggcggGCCGCCCGACACGGTCCGGACGGTGAGCACGCAGCGGATCGTGaacccgtcgtcgtcgccgccgagctccgagAGCGATTTGAGCATGGATTTGCTGAGGAACAAGGGGTCGCCCCCGTTCATGTCGTCCGGAGCAAAGAAGAGCTCCCTCGCCTCGACGCTGGCCACCGGCCGTCCGTCTTTCGCCAGCACGCTCATCGCTGACCAGGCCCTGATCTTCTCCTTGGATTGGCCGAGGTAGCGCAGGTAGGTCACGGCCCTGCCGGCGCAGTCGTCGTGCCCGTCTCCGTCCGGGAAGAACCGGATGTCCCAGTCGTGTCCGCCGACGCTGAACGTCTCCGAGCCGACGGACTCGCCGGCGCCCATGCCGACGAGCCGCGTGCTGTAGCCGGCCACCTCGAGATCGAGCGTCGCGGTGACGTCCTCCGTGGTGTGTAACGACCTGCAGATCTGGGTTAGGTGACCCCCTGCTGCGGTCGAGCTGTTGTTAGCCGCCATGACCGGCAAAGGTAAGTAGGCGGCGATGGGTTAACTGTACGGCTTCACGGGTGTTGTTGGACTTTAAACTTGAACAGAGTTTGCACGAGAGGTAGACCGCGCGTCTTATTTAGGGAGAGGACTTGGTAGTCTCGGACTGGACCAAGAAAAGGTCGAGGACTCCGAGTCCTACAACTAGTAGGATATACACGGCGCATGAACGTACCTATCCAGTTCAAACAAGACAGAGAGCAGGAACGTACcgtgaactttttttttgcgagaaagaAACGTACGTACCTTAAACTGCTAGAAACTGTCAGAATTTGTGACAGGATCTCGGTTCGCAACACTCGATGACTGGCAAATATTGGTAGAGATACAGTATTGTTCGAGAAGAACAAAATGAGGGAGGGATAGAGCCTGGCCAAAGCCGTAGTCGACGTAGCTGGCAGagtgttttcttttcctcttttgatggaaaagggcgtgcatcgatcgatgcagaggccgaaGAATGTCCTCTTTTTCGAAAGAAATAGATGATATTATACGTGGATCCAGCATATTTACAAGAACAAGCTAGCAAATGAGCAAATCTTCAAAAACATCGCCTGAGATAGCGGCCGCACAGCCGCAGCGTGAGAATACTCTAAATCGGAGCTGCAGAATAAGACACTGCCAGGCGCAGCCCTTCCCTGCAAGCAAAGGCTTCCGACTCAAACGCACCAGAGCAGCGGCTGAGAGTAAATGATACCGCCCATCTCATTTGTGCGGGATAGACCTTGAGAACGCATTCCATCGGAACAATCAGTCTGTAAATATCACATATAAAcgaagtatatttttctatttaaataaatatttaaacCGTTGTGTATTAATATAAAAACATCATTTGCTCAAAGGGAAAACTAAACAAAGCTACAAACATGTGACGCGGACGGTCCTGTATTCTACATAAATAGACATGTATATACCCACTATCGTCAGTATACAATTTCCTATATTTGATTTGGCATATTGTACGGATAATAGGGAAACTACATATCTATCCATTGGCATATTTCAGTGTGCCATCTCCTAGATATGATCTGGTATATGTATTTTAAAGTATTTTATCATGGTGTATCCTATAGATGTGATAA contains:
- the LOC104581430 gene encoding BTB/POZ and MATH domain-containing protein 2 codes for the protein MAANNSSTAAGGHLTQICRSLHTTEDVTATLDLEVAGYSTRLVGMGAGESVGSETFSVGGHDWDIRFFPDGDGHDDCAGRAVTYLRYLGQSKEKIRAWSAMSVLAKDGRPVASVEARELFFAPDDMNGGDPLFLSKSMLKSLSELGGDDDGFTIRCVLTVRTVSGGPPTELPGQLERVLSEGTGADVTFRVGGRKFRAHRALLAARSPVFRAQLFGPAVEEKKGVRRRVKVVGVEPAVFQMMLHYIYTDSLPPCAGDDEVAVQHLLVAADRYGLDRLKLMCEEELSKRIEVDNIVSTFALAKRHHCKRLKDACLMFMTLPDVLDVVLETDGFKAHFMTCQPMDLEGGCK